The following coding sequences lie in one Criblamydia sequanensis CRIB-18 genomic window:
- a CDS encoding tetratricopeptide repeat protein, which yields MSRHIVEEFTPFSKSLLWKLQIKAYQEFALKAWTEKGVPFYLTSSPLTAKSFAWLSSAYIEDLLIQNERIEIIFFDLGAGTGRFAYLFLKFFQELSAPFKDRISFKYVMTDISEENLLFLENHFRLRPFFDAGIADTALFFHNQKEPIKLRKSHQTLDQLNNAILIANYFFDTIPQELYRVTGGIKEKGFVKLTLPENKKGDFISDWISDLEMESKFEEFLEEDGKASELLDYYSNHLDNVPFLMPLGAFEVLEGFQNISKKPLLFLACDQGAATLDQVRHEKWIRLDKHGTFSIPVSYHALNLYLKNRGGFGLLPKLPDPKFLSMTGLLNGEEKDFPHLIQAFNVTIADFEPKDYWLLIGEMENLEITSLKLLLLLLKLGGFDPAIFFTFFPLIRKALELDKGNRKELLNALEEVSENFYPVSKSERDLWQNLGVIAFEAAFFNHAINYFEEAIRWGGETKELLQNLAAAFFKIGDMEKAKACQQKAKLLRVDEC from the coding sequence TTGTCCAGGCACATAGTTGAAGAGTTTACGCCTTTTTCAAAGTCTCTTCTCTGGAAATTACAGATTAAAGCCTATCAAGAATTTGCTCTTAAAGCCTGGACAGAGAAAGGCGTTCCTTTTTACCTGACAAGCTCTCCTCTGACTGCCAAAAGTTTTGCTTGGCTTTCTTCTGCTTATATTGAAGATCTTCTTATACAAAATGAACGAATTGAGATCATTTTTTTTGATCTTGGTGCCGGCACAGGCAGATTTGCCTATCTCTTCCTTAAATTTTTTCAAGAATTGAGCGCTCCATTCAAAGACAGGATATCCTTTAAATATGTGATGACAGATATCAGCGAAGAAAATTTACTCTTTCTAGAAAATCATTTTCGCTTAAGGCCATTTTTTGATGCCGGAATTGCGGATACGGCTCTTTTTTTTCATAATCAAAAAGAGCCTATTAAGCTTAGAAAGTCTCATCAAACTCTTGATCAGTTAAATAACGCTATTTTAATTGCTAATTATTTCTTTGATACGATCCCGCAAGAGCTTTATCGGGTAACAGGAGGAATAAAGGAAAAAGGGTTTGTAAAATTAACCCTGCCTGAAAATAAAAAAGGAGATTTTATTTCAGATTGGATATCAGATCTTGAAATGGAATCTAAATTTGAAGAATTTTTAGAAGAAGATGGCAAGGCTTCGGAGCTGCTCGATTATTACTCTAATCATTTGGATAATGTCCCTTTTTTAATGCCTTTAGGAGCATTTGAAGTTCTAGAAGGCTTTCAAAACATAAGCAAAAAGCCGCTTCTTTTCTTAGCTTGCGATCAAGGCGCTGCAACCCTTGATCAAGTGAGGCATGAGAAATGGATCCGGCTTGATAAACATGGCACCTTTTCAATTCCTGTAAGCTATCATGCTTTAAATCTTTACCTTAAAAATAGAGGGGGTTTTGGCCTTCTTCCCAAGCTTCCCGATCCGAAATTTTTATCCATGACGGGACTCCTAAATGGCGAAGAAAAGGATTTCCCTCATCTGATTCAAGCTTTCAATGTGACTATCGCGGATTTTGAGCCAAAAGACTATTGGCTCTTAATTGGCGAAATGGAAAACCTTGAAATCACATCTCTTAAGCTTTTGCTTCTTTTGCTAAAGCTTGGAGGCTTTGACCCTGCTATTTTTTTCACTTTTTTTCCCCTTATAAGAAAAGCTCTTGAGTTAGATAAAGGAAACAGAAAAGAGCTTTTAAATGCTTTGGAAGAGGTAAGTGAAAACTTTTATCCTGTTTCTAAAAGCGAGCGCGATTTATGGCAAAATCTAGGGGTCATAGCTTTTGAAGCGGCTTTTTTCAATCACGCTATAAACTATTTTGAGGAAGCCATCAGATGGGGAGGGGAGACAAAAGAACTCTTGCAAAATCTAGCGGCTGCTTTTTTTAAAATAGGCGACATGGAAAAAGCAAAAGCTTGCCAACAAAAAGCCAAGCTTTTGAGAGTAGATGAATGTTAG